AACATGAACAGCGAAGACTACGCCGCCTGGGCGGCCATTCGCGCCATCGGTACTGCCGTGACCGACCTGAATTCCGCGAAGCCCGGCGAGATCCGGAACTTCCTGTTCAGCGACAAGTTCCAGCTGGCCGCGTTCAAGGGTCGCAAAGTCACGTTCCGGGACTGGAATGGCCAGATGCGCCAGCCCATTCCCCTGGTTCACCCCAGAGGGCTGGTGGCCACCGCGCCGTTCGAAGGCTTTCTGCACCCGAATACCGAACTGGACACCCTCGGCTTTGACCGGCCCGAGAGCGAGTGTCGGATCAACGGCTGACCCGCGGGTTGCCCATTTTCAAAACAAGAAGGAGTTACCCCATGAAAACCCTGTTCAAGCGCACTGCCCTGGCCGCGATGATCTGCCTGTCGACACCGGCTCTGGCCAGCGTGGCCTATGTCTCCAACGAGAAAGACAACACCCTCTCGGTGATTGATACCGAGACCCAGGAAGTGATCGAAACCATCGATGTTGGCCAGCGCCCCCGGGGCATCCTGCTCTCCAAGGACTACAGCAAGCTCTATATCTGCGCCAGTGACGACGACACGGTGCAGGTACTGGACCTGGCCACCCGCAAGATTGTGGACACCCTGCCCTCGGGCGAAGATCCGGAGCAGTTTGCGTTGCATCCGAACAACAAGCACCTGTACATCGCCAATGAAGACGATGCCATCGTGACCGTAGTGGACGTCGACACCAAGGATGTGCTGGCCCAGATCGACGTGGGCATCGAGCCGGAAGGCATGGCCGTAAGCCCCGACGGCAAGTGGGCGGTGAACACCTCCGAGACCACCAGCATGCTGCACTGGATCAACACGGAGACCTTCGAGATCGAGAAGAACATCGTCGTAGGTCAGCGGCCTCGCCATGTGGAGTTCACCAGGGACAGCAAGATTGCCTGGGCGTCTGCCGAAATCGGAGGCACCGTGCACATCATCGACGTGGACAACCTGGAGCAGATCCATGAGATGTCGTTCAAGGTGCCCGGCGTAAACCAGGATCGGGTCCAGCCGGTGGGCATTGAACTGACCTCCGATGGCAAGTATGCGTTCGTGGCGCTCGGCCCCTCCAACCACGTGGCCGTCGTGGATGCCCAGACCTACGAGGTTCTGGACTATCTGCTGGTTGGCGCCCGGGTGTGGCAGCTGGATCTCGACAAGGACGAAAAGCACCTCTACACCACCAACGGCGTGTCCGGCGATGTGTCTGTGATCGACGTGGAAGACCTGAAGGTCATTAAATCCATCAAGGTAGGCCGCTACCCGTGGGGTGTAGTGATCGATCCAACCTCATGACCATTGAAGCGAGCAACCTCAGCTTTCGTTACGGCGACAAGCCGGTGCTCCGCGAGGTCAGCTTTGCGCTGACCTCTGGCCGTTTTCATGCCCTGCTCGGGCCCAACGGCGCGGGTAAGTCTACCCTGTTTGGTCTGCTCACACGGCTTCTGGCTCTGCAGCAGGGCGACATTCGGCTGGGCGGCCAATCCCTGAAAAAGCAGCCGGCCGAGGCCATGCGCCAGATCGGCGTGGTGTTCCAGCAGAACGCGCTGGACCTGGACCTGACCGTTCGCCAGAACCTGCAATACCACGCCGCTCTGCACGGGCTGTCCCGCAAAGAAGCCAGAGCCAGGGGTGATCGGGAACTGGAACGCTTCAACCTGCTGGAGCGCGCAAACGATGCCGTCCGCCAGCTCAACGGCGGCCACCGCCGACGGGTAGAAATTGCCCGTGCTCTGCTGCATGAGCCCTCGCTTCTATTGCTCGACGAACCCTCGGTGGGCCTGGACGTTGCAAGCCGCAAGGCGCTCAACGAACACGTTCGAACGCTGTGTGAAGAAGACGGCCTGACCGTACTCTGGGCCACCCACCTGATTGAAGAAGTTCGCGCGGACGACCGGGTACTGATCCTGCACCAGGGCCAACTGCTGGCTGACGGAAATGGCCAGGCCATCTGCGACGCCGAAGGCACCCGCGATCTGGCCGAAACCTTCCACGCCCTGACCGGAGCCGGTTGATATGAAAGCAGCTCACTACTGGCACTGTTTTGTAGGTATCCAGACACGGGAATGGCTCCGGTTCTGGCAGCAGCGCACCCGCTTTGCCAGCGCTCTGGTCCGGCCACTCCTCTGGCTGGTGGTCTTTGCCGCCGGTTTCCGGGCGGTGCTGGGCATTTCCATCATCCCGCCCTATGAAACCTACATCACCTACGAGACCTACATCGCCCCCGGGCTGTGCGGAATGATCATCCTGTTCAACAGCATGCAGGGTGCCCTGTCCATGGTTTACGACCGGGAACTGGGCAGCATGCGGGTGCTGCTGATGAGTCCCCTGCCCCGGCCTTTCCTGCTGGTCACCAAACTGCTGGCCATGGGTGTGGTGTCCATCGGGCAGGTGTATGTGTTTTTGCTGTTGGCTCTGCTGGTAGATGTGGAGCCGCCGTTGTGGGGCTACCTGGCGGTGTTGCCGGCGCTGATTCTGACCAGCCTGATGCTGGGCGCCCTGGGGCTGCTGATCGCCACGTGGATCAAGCAGTTGGAGAACTTTGCCGGGGTGATGAACTTTGTCATCTTCCCGATGTTCTTCATGTCTTCGGCGCTCTATCCGCTCTGGCGCATGAACGAGGCCAGCCCCTGGCTGTACTGGATCTGCCAGTTCAACCCGTTTACCCACGCGGTGGAGGCGATCCGGTTTTCCCTGTATCTGGAGTGGAATCCGATGGCTTATGGGATTACCGCAGGTGTGACTGTTTTCCTGGCGTTTTTTGCCACAGCCGGCTTTCGTCCGCAACGCACGAAAATACTGGGCGGGAAGCCCGCATAATGCCCGAAAGCTGACTTACACGGATTCAGGAGCCGGCCAAATCCAGGCCACGAAGCCTGCCAAGCAGCCCGTCGACCAACCCGGGTTCGCCTACCGAACTATCCCACTGTAACTGAGCGGGCTTGCCGTCGAGATACCACAGACGGTTCGCCAGGATCTCCGCATCCCCGCCATCATGGGTAACGCAGATCATCGCCATATCCGGATGCGAATCCAGAATCCCGGCTATCAGCGCCTTGAGTTCACCCGCCATGACCGGATCCAGTGACGCAAACGGCTCGTCCAGCAGCAGCAAGTCAGGTTTCACGGCCAGGCAACGGGCCAGTGCCGCCCTTCTGGCCATTCCCAGGGAGAGCTGATCCGGCAGGTAATCGCCGTAACCCGACAATCCCACCTGTTGTAACAAGCCCTTGGCCTCCTCTTCGCTGGCGCCAACCAGCCTCAGATTCGCATCCAGACTTCTCCACGGCAGCAGACGATGCTCCTGGAACAGATAGCCCACCCGAAGTTTGTCGCGCCCAATAACCGCCTCCTGTGGAACCGATTTGTCGAGACCGGCAATGGCGTTCAGCAGTGTGGTCTTGCCGATACCCGAAGGTCCAAGCAGGCAGATGCGGTCGCCTCGGTCGATGGTTGCAAACACCTCGCCAAGCACCGGCTGGCCGAAATCACGGCCGGCGATTCTGAGTTCAAGCATGGGCCGCCTCCGGCTGACGCCAGCGGCTGGATCGACGCTCGAGGGGCTGCAGGATGGCCAGTTCGATCAGCTGAACAACGGCTATGAACGCCAGGCTATAGGCCAGAATGGCGGCCACGTCGAATACCTGAAACGCCATGTGCAGCTGGAAGCCGACGCCGCTGGAGCGGCCCAACAGTTCCACTACAAGAACAATCTTCCAGATCAGGGCGAGACCACCCCGGGTGGCGGCCATGAGGTAGGGAAACAGCTGCGGCACCCACACTTCCCGTAATCGTTGCCAGCGGGTGAAACGATATACGGTAGCCATCTCTTCCAGCCGGTAGTCGAGGCTGCGGGCGCCTTCGCGAACGGTTACTGCCACGTTGGGCACCTTGTTGATTACGACGGCCATCACGGCCGCCACTTCCACCAGGCCGAACCAGACATACATAAGGATGATGGTGACCAGCGCCGGCAGGTTGAGTAACAACACCAGCAAGGGATCGAACAGGGCATTGGTGGTTTGTGAACGGCCCATCACGATGCCGATGGCGGTGCCAATAACCATGGCCAGAATAAAGGCGACCAACACACGGGCGAGGGTCGCGCCCAGATGATTCCAGAGCTCGCCTGTCGCCGATTCCCGAGCCAGGGTGTCCAGTACACTCAGGGGCGTTGGTAGCAGAGGCGACTGAAGTAGCCAGGCGGTTATCGCCCAGAGCACAACAAAAGAGGGCAGAACTATCCAGTAGCTCCATAGCGGCGGGCGGCCGACTCGGCCTTTCACGGCTGGCTCCGGTAAAACAGAGAAGCCGGCATAAGGTTGTTCGGGTCGGCGCCGGTGAGGGTCATCAAACGCTGCAGGTCCGCGATTCGCTGGTCTGTTTGGGGCGCAGGAGTCCCGGCGACGAAGCCCTCGCGCAATGCCGTGAAGATGCCATCTTCAGGATTACCCATCAGGGGACGCAAGCGTTGCCAGGGTGATTCACTGTTCGACAGCTCGGCTTTGGCCTGTTGCAGGGAGGCTGCGAAACCATCAATCAGGGGGCCATGCTCTTGCGCCCAACGTTCTGAAAACACATATCCAAGCACCGGCAGGTTGCGATCCAGGTCAAGCTCAGTGAGCAGATCGGCCATGCTGAAAGCCGACCGCCAGCCACCCTCACCCCGGAGCCGGGCCGCGAAATGCCAGTAGGTGACGATTACGTCTACCTGTCCCCGCTTTAGAGCCTGGCTGAGCAGCGGCGGAGCAGCAAACTGGATCTTTGCGGATTCCTCCAGGTCGATGCCCTGCCGCTGCGCGACTTTCTGGAGGAGTATCCAGCCCTTGCTGTCCGGTCCACCGGCGACGCCGATGCGCTTACCCTGCAGATCTTCCACTGAGCGGATCAAAGAGGATTCATCAACGACGATATCGCCTATCTGGGATGAAAACGGAACATAAAGGTAGGGCGTGCCCGCCTGGAACCGGGACTGCGCCCACAGCAGGTCGGCCACAGCGCCATTCACCGAGCCGCTGGTGACCGCCAGCCGGGAGGCCGGCAGGTTGGCTACCGGTTTCAGGTCCAGCCGGTAGCCATTCTCCCGATCCAATCCCCGATGCAGTATGTGGTCAAGCTCCCAATGGGCCGTGCCGAACTGCAATACGCTGACGGACAGAACGGGTAGCTCTGAGGCCCTCTCCCCCGCCTGAGCACCACCTGCGAGACTGAAGATAAGGCACACCAGGGCGGCCACTCCCTTTTTGATCCAGCGATCGGCAAAAGAGGGTTGGGAGACTGGTGTTTTTGTTGGTTGTAGGCACATGGCTTCACGATACGAAGCCCATAGCCCGGCAAGAATAGTACTTTGGTGCCTGTTTTTTGGTGCGATGGTCGCATTCAACCCGAGACCAAGATGGCGTGTAATGAAACCATCACAATAATAAACAGAGGATCGGAACCGATTCCGGCGATTCTCTGCACAGGAGGCCGCCATGCTGAACGAGCTCGATGCCGCACTCTCTACCGAAAACTGCCATCATGCTTCCGAAAACCGCTATCATGATTCGGAAAAGATACCCGATACTGAAAACAAACAGGTAGACCCATCCATGGAGCCGGCTTACAAGATTCTGATTGCCGACGACCACCCACTGTTTCGTGAGGCCATCAGCAGTGTTATCGCTTCTGGTTTCGAAGGCAGCGAGATCATTGAAACCGACGATCTGGACAGCGCCCTGGATCTTACCCGTGAAAATGACGATCTGGATCTGATCCTGCTGGATCTGAACATGCCGGGCATGCACGGTTTGAACGGCCTGATCACCCTGCGCAACGAAGCCCCGACTATTCCCGTGGTGATTGTTTCTGCCGAGGAAGACAAGCAGGTGGTACTGCAGGCCATTACCTATGGAGCCTGCGGCTTCATTACCAAATCCTCGCCCCGGGCCCAGATGACCGAGGCCATCCAGCAGATTCTGAACGGCAACGTTTACCTGCCCTCGGACATCATCCGAACCGGCAAGGAAAGCAATACTCGCCGTAGTCGCAATGAAGACAACCCGATTTCACCGGAGCTGCTCAACTCACTGACCCGCCGCCAGCTGCTGGTGCTCGAGCGCATGTCCAAGGGCGAATCCAATAAGCAGATCGCCTATAACCTGAACATTGCCGAGACCACGGTGAAGGCCCATGTGTCGGCGATACTGCGCAAGCTGGGGGTTCACAACCGGGTGCAGGCGATTCTGTCTGCCAGTGATGTGGATTTCAGTCAGTATCTGAAGCGGTAGGGTGGCGTGTTTGTCGGGTTAGGCGCAGCCGTAACCCGACACCTACCTCCAATCTCAACTTCTCAGCAGATGACTCAACGCACTGCGTAACTTCAGGGGCTTCACCGGCTTGTTCATCAACAGGTGCCCGAGTTCCCGGATATGCTGCTTGAGTTCGTTGGTGTAGTTGGCGGTGATCATCACCACCGGCGCCGGGCATCTCCGGCGGCCATTGATCTCCGCCACCACATCCACCCCGTTTTCATCGTTGTCCAGGTGATAGTCAGCCAGGATCAGGTCCACCGCACTGCTGGCCGGATCGAGCTGGCGTTCGAGATCCTCCAGGGACACCGCCGTCACCACCTGGCAGTCCCAACCCTCGAGCAGGGTTTGCATGCCCTGGCAGATCGACTGGTCGTTATCGATCACCCAGATCCGGGCTCCACCCAGACCGCTATCGAAAGACACGGCCCGGTTCTGGTCGGCCGTCGGTTGCCGGGGCTTCAGTTTGCCCACCGGGACCCGAACACTGAAGACTGACCCCCTGCCCTCGATGGAATTCACCGTCACCTCATGCCCCAGCATTCGGGAGATTTTGTCCACGATGGCCAGGCCAAGGCCCAGTCCCTTATCGGGTTGTGAGCCTGCCGGTCGGATGCGTTTGAATTCCTGGAAGATCTCGGTGAGTTTGTCCTCCGGAATACCGGGGCCGGTATCCCACACCTGCAAAAGCACATGATCCTTTTGCCGTCGAACGCCGAGCAGCACCCGGCCATTGCCGGTATAGCGGATGGCGTTGGTCAGGAAATTCCGGAGAATTCGCGCCAGCAACTGGGAATCCGACTCCACGATCGCCGAGCTGGCAACAAAGTCCAATTGCAGGCCCTCCGCTATGGCCATCTGCCGGAACTCCCGGGCGATGTTGTTGAGCAGGTCCCGCAGATCAAAGGCGGTGACATCCGGCTTGATCACGCCAGCATCCAGCTTGGAAATATCCACCAGGGTGCCCAGCAGGTTTTCGACATCGTCCAGAGAGGTGCTGACCGACCGAACCAGACCCTCGGCCTTGGGACCGAACGACTGTTCCAGCAGTGCACTGGTGAATAACCGTGCGGCATTCAAAGGCTGCAACAAATCGTGGCTGACCGCCGCCAGGAACTTGGTTTTCGAGAGATTGGCCCGTTCGGCCTCAAGCTTGGCATCCCGAAGCCGGGCCTCCACTGCTGCCCGCTCGGTGATCTCCTGACGTAACTGGCTGTTCAGCCCCGTGAGCGCTGCAGTGCGCTCCTTCACCCGTCTTTCAAGGTTGTCATAGGCCTGCTCCAGTGCCAGTGCGGTCTTCCGGCGGTCGGTGATGTCCCGGATCAGTACAAAGAAACCGATGATGTCGCCCTGCTCATCGAAGTTCGGCACATAGGAGCGCAGCATATGGCGCACCTCACCCTGCTCACCGGTCTCCTCGAATTCGAATGTCACGTTGTGGCCGTCCATGACATCGAGAATCTGGGGAAGCAGGCGCTGATAGAACTCCGGCGAATGGACCTCGTTGAGCCGTTTACCCAGAGGCGACTCGCCTTTGCGCCCGTACCAGGAGGCATAGACTTTGTTGCAGAACTGGATGGTCATGTCGGCCCCGATATACGCAATCAGCGCCGGAACATGGTCGGTCACCACCCGGATCCAGCGCTCGCTCTCTTCGAGCGCCTTTATCCGGCGGGCCATTTCGCTGTTCTTCACATCGGTGATGTCGGAATAAAGTACGACCAACCCGCCTTCCCGGGTCGGTCTCTCGGTCACCTGCACCCAGCGGCCGTTGGCAAGCAGGAACACCACGCCCTCAGAATCGGGATGGCTGTGTTCCTCCAATACCAGACCGCAAGCCACCGCCTGCCGCTTCACGTCTGAAATCCGGGTACCCTGGCCTGGCGCATCAACACCTGCGTGACGCCAGTAACTGCGGAACCGGCTGTTGCTCTGGATCAGGCAGTGCTGGTTATCGAACAGCACGAAGCCATCCGCAATACTCTCGATGGCGTCGCTCAGTCTCTGACGGGTGGTTTCGGCTTCTTCCCGGGCGCGATTCAGGGCCTTGTTGCTGCCCTTGAGCTGTTCCATGGCCTGATTCAAAGCCTCGGTACGCTCGCGAACCTGCTCGGCAAGCACCACCGAGTGCTCGAAGGCGGCGTAGGGTTCCGGCTTATGGGCCGAACCGGACTCCACCCGGACAATCAGGGCATCACGAATCCGCTTCAGGCGCTCGTTCTCCGCCTCAAGCTCCGCAATCCGCCGGTCCCGTTCGCCCTCGACGGGTGTTTCAATCTTGTCCGGAACGGACATCAGGCTGGCCAATGACCACCCCCGTAAACGTCTGGTTGATGTGCATGCCGTCAAATTGCTCGCCGTAGGTATTAAAGCCAATCACATTGTGGTGGCGGAGGAACTCCGAGACCGCCTCCACCTCGCCGGTCAGCTCTGCCTCCAGGCGCCTCAGAAAGCAGTCGCAGCCGATAGTGACCAGGGGCGGCCCGACGACCTTCTCCGCCGCCTCGATCTGCGTGCGAACGCTGTCCAGCAGGGATTCCGGCTCCATGGCCGTCATCACAATTCCGGTTTCCACGGCGCAATAGAAGGTCAGACTCTTGTCCGGGTTCACCCGCTGCACCGAGCGGACAAAATAGTGGCCGCCGATTTTTACCCCCATGGGCCGCAGCGCGAACACCTTGCGATCCAGGGCATCAACATCTACACCTACCGCCCGGGCATAGGCATCGGCCGCCGGCTCGGCATTGAGCTCGTACACCGTGCGGCTTTCCGCGCAGGCGTCCGTCACTACCAGCTTTTCACGACGCTCAACCATGTGGTGTGTGGAAAACACCCGGAAATCCAATGGCGTGTTCACCAGCAATACCGTGGCGGCTCCGGTATGGAACTCGCCATCAAAAAACACATGGGTGTTGGCCAGGCGTTCATCGTCGCCGGCGGAACCGCCAAACTGGGGAATGCTGCCAAGGGCCGAGTTGAGCGTTGCCAGCACCAGCTCTTCACGGCTGGACAGGCCGTCCAGCAGCGTGATGGCAAAGGTGTTGCCCTTGACCGGTGCCAGCCTGGCATCCCGGCAAGTCGAAAGCAGGCCGTCGATCACGCCCTGGGCATCCTGCAGGGTGAACCGGTCCAGTTCGCGGATCAGCTCACAGTCGATGGCGAAATAGCGGCGGTCGAATCCGATGGCGGTGATGCATCCACGCCCATAGCCCTCCGGGGTGATCTCCCCGGCGGAGGTGCAGCCGCAGACGCGCACGCCCGGAAAGCTGTGTTCAAGGGCACTACCAAGTCGACCCAGGTCGTACTCCGCTGAACAGAAGAACAGCACACAGCCAAGGTGCTCGTGGCTGAGCTGGCTGGCGAGATTGGTGGCGGCCAACATCGGATCGCGAACACTGGAGCTCGCTACCCGGACCGCGGGCAGGGTCGTCGCTGGCTTCATAAACGCAGATCCCGAGAACGGATGACTTTTCACCGATTCTACGGCATCCGTAAACGCAGCCAATGCGACTTCAGTGCTTTTAATGGGCGCGCCAAAATGATCGTAAGCCATTGATTAAACTGCCTCCTGAATCAATGTCTGATGGCGCTGCCGGTTTCCCTTCAGGCAAACCGGCACTTTAGTCTTAGACAAACCGGTGCCGCGGGCGGCCTCCTGCCACCCGCAACGCCGGACAAGGCTCAGAACATCACAATGGCGCCCAGGGCGATGGTGTCCGCCTCGGTAGTGGTTGCCCCTGTGGTGCGGTTGTTGTCTTCGTACATGTTGTATTCGGCAACCAGCTTGAAGTTGCTGTTCACATCATGGAAGAACCCGATCGTGGTGCTCTCGGTCTCCAGGTTCAGAATTTCCGCATCCGTCTCACCGTAGGAGAGCACAACGCGATTCGCTCCGAAGGCGTAGGAGCCCTGGACCAGGAAGCCATCGGCATCGTCTTCTGTAACCGCACCGTTGCCGATAAGAACCGGATTGTCACCCTTGGAGGTAAAGCCGGAGGCCGCCAGGGTCAGTCCCGCCATCGACGCCTTGATCCCGTAACCAATACCGGTGCTATCGACGGTCGCGGTGCCGTTCTCGGCCGACTGGTAGCGGCCATTCACCCAACCGGTAAGCGCCACATCGTTCAGGTTGGCGTTGTAGGTCACTTCGGATTCGAACCGGGGTGCTGAGTTCTCATCGTTTGCGCCGGTGACTGTGTCGGCGGGATCAAGTACGCCGGCAGCCACCTTCAGACCGCTCATGTCGGGTGAACGGTAGGTAATCTGGGCGGACGGTGTCGGGTAGGAGTATCCGGCCCGGATA
This genomic stretch from Marinobacter salsuginis harbors:
- a CDS encoding YVTN family beta-propeller repeat protein; the encoded protein is MKTLFKRTALAAMICLSTPALASVAYVSNEKDNTLSVIDTETQEVIETIDVGQRPRGILLSKDYSKLYICASDDDTVQVLDLATRKIVDTLPSGEDPEQFALHPNNKHLYIANEDDAIVTVVDVDTKDVLAQIDVGIEPEGMAVSPDGKWAVNTSETTSMLHWINTETFEIEKNIVVGQRPRHVEFTRDSKIAWASAEIGGTVHIIDVDNLEQIHEMSFKVPGVNQDRVQPVGIELTSDGKYAFVALGPSNHVAVVDAQTYEVLDYLLVGARVWQLDLDKDEKHLYTTNGVSGDVSVIDVEDLKVIKSIKVGRYPWGVVIDPTS
- a CDS encoding ABC transporter ATP-binding protein, with amino-acid sequence MTIEASNLSFRYGDKPVLREVSFALTSGRFHALLGPNGAGKSTLFGLLTRLLALQQGDIRLGGQSLKKQPAEAMRQIGVVFQQNALDLDLTVRQNLQYHAALHGLSRKEARARGDRELERFNLLERANDAVRQLNGGHRRRVEIARALLHEPSLLLLDEPSVGLDVASRKALNEHVRTLCEEDGLTVLWATHLIEEVRADDRVLILHQGQLLADGNGQAICDAEGTRDLAETFHALTGAG
- a CDS encoding ABC transporter permease is translated as MKAAHYWHCFVGIQTREWLRFWQQRTRFASALVRPLLWLVVFAAGFRAVLGISIIPPYETYITYETYIAPGLCGMIILFNSMQGALSMVYDRELGSMRVLLMSPLPRPFLLVTKLLAMGVVSIGQVYVFLLLALLVDVEPPLWGYLAVLPALILTSLMLGALGLLIATWIKQLENFAGVMNFVIFPMFFMSSALYPLWRMNEASPWLYWICQFNPFTHAVEAIRFSLYLEWNPMAYGITAGVTVFLAFFATAGFRPQRTKILGGKPA
- a CDS encoding ATP-binding cassette domain-containing protein; amino-acid sequence: MLELRIAGRDFGQPVLGEVFATIDRGDRICLLGPSGIGKTTLLNAIAGLDKSVPQEAVIGRDKLRVGYLFQEHRLLPWRSLDANLRLVGASEEEAKGLLQQVGLSGYGDYLPDQLSLGMARRAALARCLAVKPDLLLLDEPFASLDPVMAGELKALIAGILDSHPDMAMICVTHDGGDAEILANRLWYLDGKPAQLQWDSSVGEPGLVDGLLGRLRGLDLAGS
- a CDS encoding ABC transporter permease; amino-acid sequence: MKGRVGRPPLWSYWIVLPSFVVLWAITAWLLQSPLLPTPLSVLDTLARESATGELWNHLGATLARVLVAFILAMVIGTAIGIVMGRSQTTNALFDPLLVLLLNLPALVTIILMYVWFGLVEVAAVMAVVINKVPNVAVTVREGARSLDYRLEEMATVYRFTRWQRLREVWVPQLFPYLMAATRGGLALIWKIVLVVELLGRSSGVGFQLHMAFQVFDVAAILAYSLAFIAVVQLIELAILQPLERRSSRWRQPEAAHA
- a CDS encoding ABC transporter substrate-binding protein — translated: MAALVCLIFSLAGGAQAGERASELPVLSVSVLQFGTAHWELDHILHRGLDRENGYRLDLKPVANLPASRLAVTSGSVNGAVADLLWAQSRFQAGTPYLYVPFSSQIGDIVVDESSLIRSVEDLQGKRIGVAGGPDSKGWILLQKVAQRQGIDLEESAKIQFAAPPLLSQALKRGQVDVIVTYWHFAARLRGEGGWRSAFSMADLLTELDLDRNLPVLGYVFSERWAQEHGPLIDGFAASLQQAKAELSNSESPWQRLRPLMGNPEDGIFTALREGFVAGTPAPQTDQRIADLQRLMTLTGADPNNLMPASLFYRSQP
- a CDS encoding response regulator, whose translation is MEPAYKILIADDHPLFREAISSVIASGFEGSEIIETDDLDSALDLTRENDDLDLILLDLNMPGMHGLNGLITLRNEAPTIPVVIVSAEEDKQVVLQAITYGACGFITKSSPRAQMTEAIQQILNGNVYLPSDIIRTGKESNTRRSRNEDNPISPELLNSLTRRQLLVLERMSKGESNKQIAYNLNIAETTVKAHVSAILRKLGVHNRVQAILSASDVDFSQYLKR
- a CDS encoding hybrid sensor histidine kinase/response regulator, producing the protein MSVPDKIETPVEGERDRRIAELEAENERLKRIRDALIVRVESGSAHKPEPYAAFEHSVVLAEQVRERTEALNQAMEQLKGSNKALNRAREEAETTRQRLSDAIESIADGFVLFDNQHCLIQSNSRFRSYWRHAGVDAPGQGTRISDVKRQAVACGLVLEEHSHPDSEGVVFLLANGRWVQVTERPTREGGLVVLYSDITDVKNSEMARRIKALEESERWIRVVTDHVPALIAYIGADMTIQFCNKVYASWYGRKGESPLGKRLNEVHSPEFYQRLLPQILDVMDGHNVTFEFEETGEQGEVRHMLRSYVPNFDEQGDIIGFFVLIRDITDRRKTALALEQAYDNLERRVKERTAALTGLNSQLRQEITERAAVEARLRDAKLEAERANLSKTKFLAAVSHDLLQPLNAARLFTSALLEQSFGPKAEGLVRSVSTSLDDVENLLGTLVDISKLDAGVIKPDVTAFDLRDLLNNIAREFRQMAIAEGLQLDFVASSAIVESDSQLLARILRNFLTNAIRYTGNGRVLLGVRRQKDHVLLQVWDTGPGIPEDKLTEIFQEFKRIRPAGSQPDKGLGLGLAIVDKISRMLGHEVTVNSIEGRGSVFSVRVPVGKLKPRQPTADQNRAVSFDSGLGGARIWVIDNDQSICQGMQTLLEGWDCQVVTAVSLEDLERQLDPASSAVDLILADYHLDNDENGVDVVAEINGRRRCPAPVVMITANYTNELKQHIRELGHLLMNKPVKPLKLRSALSHLLRS
- the nosP gene encoding nitric oxide-sensing protein NosP — its product is MKPATTLPAVRVASSSVRDPMLAATNLASQLSHEHLGCVLFFCSAEYDLGRLGSALEHSFPGVRVCGCTSAGEITPEGYGRGCITAIGFDRRYFAIDCELIRELDRFTLQDAQGVIDGLLSTCRDARLAPVKGNTFAITLLDGLSSREELVLATLNSALGSIPQFGGSAGDDERLANTHVFFDGEFHTGAATVLLVNTPLDFRVFSTHHMVERREKLVVTDACAESRTVYELNAEPAADAYARAVGVDVDALDRKVFALRPMGVKIGGHYFVRSVQRVNPDKSLTFYCAVETGIVMTAMEPESLLDSVRTQIEAAEKVVGPPLVTIGCDCFLRRLEAELTGEVEAVSEFLRHHNVIGFNTYGEQFDGMHINQTFTGVVIGQPDVRSGQD
- a CDS encoding porin — protein: MKNNNLRKSGLAIAMAAAIGVSTGASAAVELYNQDGTSFSVDGYFNAFYVNRDDKQNDVRDTRIKMGFLPNTIGFNFSREMGDLTLGGRSSFWTTINDALGADAGTATDTQIDVRQFYATVDGDFGQVLIGKDFGLYARSNIFLDEILMGFGSPGLAGGVSFGNIRAGYSYPTPSAQITYRSPDMSGLKVAAGVLDPADTVTGANDENSAPRFESEVTYNANLNDVALTGWVNGRYQSAENGTATVDSTGIGYGIKASMAGLTLAASGFTSKGDNPVLIGNGAVTEDDADGFLVQGSYAFGANRVVLSYGETDAEILNLETESTTIGFFHDVNSNFKLVAEYNMYEDNNRTTGATTTEADTIALGAIVMF